The sequence below is a genomic window from Halococcus saccharolyticus DSM 5350.
TGCCACGCACGAGGAACTCCTGATTGGTGGGGCGATTGGTCGCCCACGCCGCTTCGAGGCTCACCGTCGAGCCGTCCGCACACCGGATGAACGCGCTCACCGAGTCGTCGACGTCGAACCCGTCCGGCCCGAGATCCTCGCCCCACATATCGATGTAGGCGTAGTCCTCGCGTGTGCCGAAGGCCGATCGCGTGGTCGCCGACACCTCGACGACCTCGGGGAAATCGAGGAAGAACAGCGAGAGATCGATCGCGTGAACCCCGATGTCGATCAGCGATCCACCGCCGGAGGTGGCACGACTCGTAAACCATGACCCACGGCCTGGAATCCCCCGCCGCCGGATATAGTTCGCCTCGACGTGGCGCGTGGTGCCGAACCGCCCCTGCTCCTGGAAGCGTTTCAGCACCTCGACCGGGTTGGTGAAGCGATTCTTGAACCCCGTCATGACGAACCCATCGCTTTCGGCGGCGGCGGCGGCGATCCCTTCGGCGCTCTCGATCGAGTGTGCGAGCGGTTTTTCGAGGAGAACGTCGACGTCGTGCTCGAGCGCACCGACGGCGTACTCCTCGTGAAAGCGATTCGGCGTCGCGATGATTACTGCATCGGCGACCGCGAACAGTTCGTCTGCCGTCTCGTAGGTGGTGGTCGCATACGCGTCCGCAAAGCGTGCGCGAACGTCGGGGTCGACGTCGACGCCACCGACGAGATCGACCCCGTGATCGACTAGCCGGTCGGCGTGGAATCGGCCGATGTTCCCGAGGCCGACGATCCCGACTTTTGGAGGGGAAGAAGAGGACACGAACGCCGTCTAGGGTGTCCCGGGTTGTAAGAATACCGTTCTGTGGTCGGTTCGAATCAGATTTCAATACAGTTGGCGCTCGCGCTCCTCGCGCTCGGCCTCGCGTTCTGCCTCTTCCTTCTGGCGTCGTCGCCCGCGGCGGTACTGGCGGACGAGGGGAATGAGCTTGTTCTTGACATCGAGGACGAACGAGACGAGCCCGTACGCCCAGAAGACGAACAGCAACGACATCCCACCGACGTAGAACAGACCGAACTCCGTAACCATGGTCAGTCGTCGCCCTCCGCTTCCGTCCCGGTCGCGCCCTCGGCGCGAGTCGGCTGAACGAGGCCATGCGCGATCGCCTTGCCCGATTCCGTCTCGAAGAGGTGGATCTTCTCACGGTCGAGCAGTACCCGCATCGTCTGATCCTCATCGATGTCCGAGGCGGGATCGACGCTCATCAGGAGCTGATCGCTTGACTCGGGGTCTTCGAGGTCGGTTTCGGCGTCCTCGGCAAGCAGGAGGTAGACGAAGATCTCGTCGCCCATCGGTTCGAGGACGTCGGTCGTGGTCTCGATCTCCGCGGTCGGGTTCGACACCGATCCCGCGGTGTCTGTGGGATAGACGTCCTCGGGTCGGACCCCGAGCGTAACCGCATCGCCCTCGGCGACGCCGATCGTGCCGGGATCGAACTCCACGTCGATGTGTTCGGACTCGAAGCCGTTCGCGCCGACCGTTCCTTCGACGAAGTTCATGCTCGGCGAGCCGATGAACCCCGCGACGAACAGGTTCTCCGGCTCGTTGTAGCAGGTCAGCGGCGGGGCGATCTGCTGGAGCTTCCCGCCGTCGATCACCGCGATCCGATCGGACATCGTCATCGCCTCCGCCTGGTCGTGGGTGACGTAGATCACCGTGGTCCCGAGTTCGCGGTGGATGCGCTGGAGTTCGGTCCGCATGTGGACTCGGAGCTTCGCATCGAGGTTCGCGAGCGGCTCGTCCATCAGGAACACGTCGGGTTCGCGCACCAGCGCCCGCGCGATCGCGACGCGCTGGCGCTGTCCCCCACTCATCTCGCTCGGCATCCGATCGAGCATCCCGCCCATCTGGACGGTCTCGGCCGCGTTGTCGACCCGACGGTCGGTCTCCTCCTGATCGAAGTCCCGGAGCCGGAGCCCGAAGGAGATGTTGTCGTAGACGTCCATGTGGGGAAACAGTGCGATGTTCTGGAACACCATCGCGACCCCGCGATCCTTCGGCGGGAGATTCGTCACCTCCCGATCCCCGATGTGGATGGTTCCCTCGGTGGGCGTGGTCAGCCCGGCGACGGTCTCCATCGTCGTCGACTTCCCACAGCCCGACGGGCCGACCAGCGTGACGAACTCGCCGTCCGGGATTTCGAGGTTCATGTCGTCGACCGCGACGACGTCGTCGTAGCGTTTCGAGACGTTTTCGAGTGTGACTTTTGCCATGATGTATCACTCCTTGAGTGCGCCGCTGGTGAGGCCGCTGACGATGCGTTCTTGGGCGATGACCACGAGGATCGCGACCGGCAACACGCCGACGATGCTCGCGGCCGCCATCAGGTTGTACGAAGCGGTGTACTGGGTCTGATACCCCAGAATCCCCCACACGATGGGGGCCCAGTTCTTCGCCTGTCCGTCCGTCATCAGGAAGGAAAAGAAGAACTCGTTGTACACGTTGATGAAGGTGAGTACGCCCGCGGTCGCCACGCCGGGTGCCGACAACGGGATGATGACCCGAAAGAGCGCCCCGAGCCTGGTGGTGCCCTCGACCCGGGCGGCGTCCTCCAGTCCGTCCGGAATCTGCCCGTAGAACGTGGTGAGGATGAATATCGACAGCGGCATGAACAGCGCGCTGAACGGCAGTATCATCGCTCCCGGCGTGTTGAACAACATCGGACTGCTCACGCCGAGTATCTCGATGTTCCCGGTGAACAACCGAAACAGCGGCAGGAGAAACGCCGCCGGTGGGAAATACGAGATGGCGAGCACGAGGATCATCAACACACCTCGGCCTGGGAAATCGAGTCGTCCGAAGACGTAGCCCGCGAGACTTGCCAACACGAGGACGATGATCGTCGTCGCCACCGCGAGCACGAAGCTGTTGAAGAGGTAGACATGGAACGGCAGGCGCTCGAAAATTTCGACGAATGCGCCGGGATTGAATCCCTTCGGGAGCAATCCCATGTCGACGATGGCGGCCTCGGGCGTGAGCGCGAGCACCAACAGCCAGTAGAAGGGGAACAGCGTCGTGATGAGGAAGAAAATCGTCACGATGTAGAACATCGCCCGGTAGGTTCGTTCGGGGTTGGATATCGAACTCTGCACCCAGCGGGTGAACGGACCGCCTTCGTCCTCGCTGGACTGCTGTTCGCTGGCTTGTGCGCCCGCCATCTCAGACACTCCCCTGTGAGCCGCGCCAGTATCTGACGATGTACACCGAGACCACGATGCCGATGATCGCCGCCGTCACGAACGCCACCGCCGAGGCCGTGCCGTACCGACGGGTGCTGAACGTCGTAACGACCAGACACGACAGCGACGGCACCGTCGTACAGCTTGAGGTCGTCTCGATCAACCCGTAAACCCGCATCGCCGCAATCGTCCGGAAGAGCATGGCAACCAGAACGGTGGGCAGTATCAGCGGGAAGGTTATCATCTTGAACTGCTGCCACTTTGTCGCGCCCGAAACCTTCGCCACGTCGTAGAGGCTCCTGTCGACGCTCTGGAGCCCGGCGAGAATCAACAGCGCCATGAATGCTGTTGTCTTCCAGACGTCAGCGAGAATGATGATGGGAAGCGCCTCGGCGCTGTTGACCAGCGGCGTTCCCGACATGCCGAGTGCCTGGACGACGTCGACGCCGAAACCGATACCGGGCTGAAAGAGCAGGAAGAAGATCATCCCCTGGATGACGATGGGCACCGCCCACGGGATGATGATGGCCACGCGGACCCAGCGCCGACCCCGGAAGTCCTGGTCGAGCACGAGCGCCTGCCCGAATCCGATCAGCGTCTCGAAGAGCACGCTGACGATGGTGAAGATGAACGTGACGACCAGCGCGCTCTGGAACGGCGCTGACGGGTCGAAGAACGGCTGTGGCAGCGCCACGGTATCGAGTTGCCCGGTCAGCAGGTTCACGTAGTTTTCGAAGCCGACGAACTCCCCGAGTTGGTCCGCGCCACGGATGCTGTCAGCGTGCAGCGACATCTCGAAGGTGCTCACGAGCGGCCAGATCGCGATCACCGCGAGTAACAGGAACGCCGGGGTGAGCAGTAAGTAGGCGAACGCCGCCTCGCTCAGGTTCTCCAGCCAGCGCACCGCGCTCGCGTATACTCCCGAGCGTCTCTGTGCTCCGCGTTCGGTGGGTTGTTCCGTTGCCATGGTTCAGTTGTTGTAGTCCTCGATCTGTTCGAGTTGACTCTGCAGCGTGCTCATCGCCTGCTTCGGTGGCGCGGACCCGTCCATGCCGGCGTGGACCTGCTGGGCGATTTTGCCCGATTCCTGCGGCCAGACCACGCTGGCAGGACGGGGAATCGAGTTCTTCCCGGCAACCTGGAGCGTATCGATGTACTTGCCGACGGTAGGGATTTGCTTCGCCTCTCGTGTGGCGAGGAGCTGTTGGTTCGGTGGTAGAAGACCGAGTATCTCGAACAGCTTGATCTGGAAGGACGGCTGTGTTAGTGCCCCGACTACCTCCATGGCCTGTTCTTTTTTAGAGGTGTTCGGGTTTACGCCGATGTGCCATCCACCGAGTGCCGCCATCGGGCCGCCGATGTTCTTGTACTTGGAGTTCTGCTCCGTGGTGGCGTAGGGCATCGGCATGACGCCGAGTTTGTCCCCGAGCGCGTCCTCTGCGCCGGCGGCGGCGATCGCGTACGGCCATTGACGCAACGCGACCATGTTGCCGGCGGTGAACGGACTCAGCGAGGAGTCCTCGATCCAACTGAGCACCGCGTTCGGGGAGATCTGCTCGTAACCATCGAGCGTGTTTGGAGCGTTCGACCCGAAGATGAACGTCTTGAGCATTTTGACCGCGTTAATGACGGGCTGTTCATTGACCGTCACGGGCCGATTGCCGACGGGGCCGAGCAGGGTGTCGCGGCCACCGAAGTACGCGCCACCCCAGCTGCTCATGAACTCATTGAAGTTACAACAGGAAAGCCCCTCGTAGATGTTTCCCTGCCAGCCAAAGCCGTAGTTGACGCCCGACTTCTCCTTCGTGTCGGCGACGATTTTCGAGAACCGCTTCCAGCGCATCGACTCGGTCGCCCAGTTCTCTTTTTCGGGGCTGTAGCCGGCGTTTTTCACCAGATCCTTGCGATAGAGCATACTCCCGAAATCCACGTACATCGGGACCGCATACAGGTTCCCGTTCGGGCTCTTCGCTGTGTTGACGCTGGCCTGGAAGTACTTGTTGTTGATCCGGTTGAGCAACTCTTCGGGCAGTTCGTTGCTGAGGTTGAGCAGTTGGCCGCGGTTAATGTAGTTCAGCGTCCATCCGCTGTCCATGTCGAGGAGGGCTGGTTCCTCGAGATCGGCCGAAAGCCACCGCGTGTACTGCGATTGGCGCTGGTCAGTACTGGCGGGACCGGCGACCATCTGCAGGTTGACGTCATTTGACATCCCCGCGTTGCGGAGTGCCTTTTTTATCGCGGTGCTCTCGCCGGCCATATCCGTGCTGGTTATCCACCTGATGGAGTTCGATCCCGCCTCGCTTCCGCCGACCGTACAACCGGCAAGCGCCGTCGCGGCCCCGGATGCACCCGCCGCTTTCACGAAATCGCGCCGGGTAACACCCCTGTCGGATGTTCCTGAACGTGTGTTACCACCATTCATCACCTTTGATCGAACAGGATAGACTCACTTATAACTACTGGACTTACAACACCCGTTGTAAATAAGGTGAATCGGTCTGTTGTCGGCGGATTCGATCGTGACGCGGGTCGCTTCGATGGGTTCGAGGATCGCGCCCCAGCCACCGACCCGGTGGGTCCGCTCGTCCGTTTCGAGTGTGAACATCGCCTGCCCGGCGAGTTCGGCGAGCGGGATCGGCTCCGCTCCCACTCCTCGATCGCCCGGGTAGGACACCTCGGTGATCTGGCCCATCAGATCGCGGCGATCGCCCGTCTCGGTGGCGTAGCCCTCGACTCGCGCCACGATCTGTCGTCCTTCCGCCAACAGAGGCTCGATCTCCCTGATACACTGCCTGATGTCGACGTACTCGGCCGGCAGCGAACCGATGGTCGGAGTGGCGTAAATGGGATCCCAGACCTCCCAGAGACAGGTCAGGAAGTACCAGTGAAAGACGTACGCGTGGGTTCGGTCGTCGACGAGCACGCCGTACTGGTTGACCGAGGCCGTGTGGGGGCCGAAGCAGGCCCGTGTGCGGTCGACGAGCACGATGAACGGTGCAGGGAGCGGACGGTGGCGTGCTTCGGTGCAGACGTCTGCGAGCGTCTCGGCGTCGAGAAGGTCGCCCGGGTCGTCTGCGCCATCGGGGCCGGTGTGAATCGACAACCGGACGTTCACCCCGCGTTCGTGGGCCCTTTCGAGCGTCGGGCGGAGATCGGCGAACTGCTCGGGCGAGAGCGAGAGTTGGGCCTGGAATTCGGCCTCTCGGAGGAACCCCCGGGCTCGATCGAGCACCGTCTCGAACCTGGTGACGATGCTCGCCTCGTTCGACGCCGGCGGGGTGCGCTCCCAGCGGCGTTCGATCTCGTCGGCGGCGTCCACGAGCCGAGTCGCGCGCGATCGGAGGTCGGAGAGCACGTCAGCCGGACTGTGGGCCCGGACGTGGAGCGAGCCCTGCTCGTAGGTCTCGACGTATCCCTCCTCGGCCAGACTCCGGACCACATCGTAGATCCGTGGGTCGGGGACTCCGCTTGCCTCGGCAACCGTGGTCGCCGACGCCGCGCCGAGGTCGAGCACGGTCACGTACGCTTCGGCCTGGTACGGCGACAGCCCGGCGTCTTCAAGCGTCGCCCGCAGTTCGTCGGCGTCCATCTCCTCGTCCGTCACGGGCCCGATCCGCTCCGCCGGCTCATTTCGTATCGGCGCGGACGAAAGTCACGGGACACGGCGCGGAGAGCATCACTTTCTGGGCTGTCGAGCCGAACACTGCCTTGCCGGCGGGCGAGCGCTGCCGGCCGCCGACGATCACGAGATCCGCGTCGGCCTCCTCGGCCAACCCTACGATGCTGTCGCCGTGGTCGCCGACCGCACCGCCGACGGCGTGGTCGACGCCGGCGTCGTCGAGCCGCTCGGCGAGTTCGCGAATGGTAGCGTGGCGGTCGGCGACGTCGTTCGGCGACACCTCGCTGGTCGTGGTGTCGAACCCGAGTCTGTCGAGGGATTCGGCGTACTCGTCGTCGGTGAAGACGTGACCCAGCACGACGGTCGCCGCCGATGGTCTGGCGATGTCGACGGTCTCCTCCGCGAGGCGATCGATGCGATCCGCGTCGCCTGGCCCGACCGCGAGCACGACGGTTTCGAGTGCCATATCACCCTCTTTCGGATAGCTCTACATAATACTACGGGCGGCCGGCCGTGTTCCGACACCCACTATCCACAGTCAAAGATGCGAACTTCCGCGACTCGACGATATTAACTGTAGTGCGAGAATCGTGACGAATGAACGCTGTTTGACGCACGGATCGGCGAACGGCTTTTCTCCCCATTGATGCTATTGGTAGCGATGGATTCGCCGCAACGGCCCGAGACGGGCCTGCGGGTGACACTCGACATCTGGCATCCCGACTGCTGGACGCTGTCGGTGACCGAAGAGCGTGACGGGGGACTGCTCGGCCACGGCGTCTACACCATCGACGGGGCGGCCACCGGTCGGTTTACCGTTTACGGCGAGACGACTGCCGCGATCGAAGAGCTGATCGACACGATCCGGGCCTCGCCCCTGACCGAGTCGGTCTGGGAGACTGACCGTCCGCACGCGACCGACACGGCGGTCCCCGGGAGCGCGAGTCGTGCGCTCGTCGTGCGCTACGAAATCGAGAACTCGATCAACGACGCGCTCGTCTCGCGCGGGTTCATCCCCGACGAGCCGGTCCGGATGCACGGTGGGAGAGAGTACTGGACGGTCATCGTCGACACGGATCGCGAGACGCTCGGCGAGCGCCTCGACGCCATTCGCGAGGCGAAAGCCGCCGAGATACGGGTCGAGGACATCGCGGTCGCGCAGGGCGGGCCAGGCGTCCTCCCGACCGACGACCTCTCCGAGCGCCAGCGCGAGGTCTTCGAGCTCGCGAGGCAACGGAACTACTACGCGTGGCCGCGGGAAGTGAACGCCGTCGAGCTGGCCGACGAGCTCGGCGTCTCGAAGGCGACCCTCCTCGAACACCTCCGAAAGGCCGAGGCGAAACTCCTCGGGCACGAGTAGGCCGTCCACGGTAGAGGGAAGGGGATGGAGAGAGCGAGCCGTTCATGAGAGGGAGGGGTGTTATTCCTCCGCTCTTGTGTGCGATGGCATGGCACGATCGACATCGAAAGACGATCGGAGTCTCGATCGCGACATCGGTCCGCTCGGGGCGATGAGTACCGTCGTCGCCGGCACGCTCGGGGCCGGACTGTTCGTCACGCTCGGGACCGCAAGCGCGACGACCGGGCCGAGCGTCATCCTCGTGGTGGCGGTGGCGGGAGCGCTCGCGACGGCGATCGCGATCAACTACTCGTGGATGGCGACCGTCTTTCCGGGTGCGGCCGGCTCGTACGCTTACGTCTCGCGGACGTTCAACAATCGCTTGCCCGGCTTCCTGGTCACGTGGTCGAAGTGGCTCGGCTACATGGCCGCCGACGCGGTGCTCGCCATCGGGTTCGGTAGTTATTTGCAGGTGTTCTTTCCCGACCTCATTGCCGGCCAGAGCGAGGTAGCGCTCGTCGGGTTCGGGCTCCTCACCGTGCTCTTTCTCGTGAATCTCGTCGGCTCGCGCGGGTACAGTCTCGTCCAGAACGTCATCTTCGGCCTGCTCGTGCTCTCAATCCTCGTCCTCATCCTCCCGGGAACGTTCGCCATCGAGACGGCGAACTACCAGCCCTTTTTCACCGGCGGTGCGGACGGGTTCCTCGCCGCCGCCGTCCCGCTGTTCTATGCGTACATCGGGATCGCGGTCGCGGGCCAGATGGGCGCAGAGGTGAAGAATCCCTCCCGTAACCTCCCGCTGTCGATGGTCGGCGGGACGTTGATTCTGACGGTACTGTACATGTGGACGGCGGCGGTCATCTACGGCGTCGTGGCGGATTACACCGTGCTCGCCGAGTCGGCCCGCCCGCTCGCGGACGCCGCCGAGACGTTCCTCGGTGCGGACGCCTCCGCCATCGTCGCGATCGGCGGCGTGCTCGCGACCGCTTCCAGCGTGAACGCGGTCATGGCGGCGGGGATCAAGATGCCATACTCGTGGTCGTGGGACGAGGTGTTCCCACAGTGGTTCTCGGCGGTCGGCGATCGGTTCGGGTCGCCCCACTGGTCGCTGCTCACGCTCTACGTGGTGTCCTCGGCGCTGACTTTCTACACTACGGGGCTCAATCAGGCGATCAAGATCGCCACGTTCAGCTACCTCATCGCCTATCTCGCCGTCTCGGTCACGCTGCTCTACGCCCGCTACGCCAGGCCGGAGGTGGTCGAACGGGCCGGATTCGATCTCGGCGGCGGACTTCTCGTCTCGGGCGTGGTCGGCACGCTCGGAGCCGGCCTGTTGCTCACGCAGGCCTATCAGGGCTCGCTCACGGTGTACGTCCCGTGGATCGTCGTCGGCCTCGTCGTGTTCGGCGTGTACTGGTATCGCGGTCGTCAGTCCGGCACCGACGTCGAGGCGATCCTCGACACCCTGCCGGGAGTTCCCTCGGCCGAGTACGACCCCGACGTCCGGGAGGCGTCGACCGATGACTGACGGCTCTGCCGATACGTCCAACAGCGAGAGGACCGATCCGGGCGCACTCGCGGAACGGATCGACCACGACGAAACCATCGAACTCCTCCAGGAGCTCGTCCGCATCCGCAGTCCGTACTTCGAGGAGGAGGCGATCACCGAGTTCGTCTACGACTGGCTCGACGCGCGCGGGCTCGACCCCGAGTATCACGCGGTGAGCGAGCCCGAGATCACTGGCTTCGAGGGGAACAACGTCCTCGCGCGACTCGAAGGCACGGACCCCGACGCCCCGACGCTGCTGTTGAACGCCCACATGGACACCGTCGAACTCGTCGAGGCGTGGGAGGAGGATCCGCTCTCGGGACGCATCGAGGACGGCAAGCTCTACGGTCAAGGTGCCTGTGACATGAAGGGCGGACTCGCGGGGATCATGGTCGCGTTCGAGGCCCTCGCCGCGGCCGACATCGATCTCGCGGGCGACGTCCTCTTTACCGCCGTTGTCGACGAGGAGGGTCCCTACGGGCTGGGCGCGAACCAGCTCATTCGTGACTCCGTCACCGACGACTGCGACGCCGCCATCGTCACCGAACCCGGGCCGATCCTCGCCCAGCGGGATCTCGAAAATCCGGCCCTCCTGCTCGGCGCGCGCGGACGATTTCTCTACGACATCACCGTGACCGGCGAGGCCGCCCACGGCTCCCAACCCGAGAAGGGAACGAACGCGGTGGTCGATGCGGGTCGCCTCGCCGCTGCGCTCACCGAGATCGACGTCGGCACCCACGAACTGCTCGGCGACGGATCGGTCTGTCCGCTGAAGATCGAGGGCGGCGGCGAGACCCTCTCGGTGCCCGAAGCCTGTCGCCTGCTCGTCGATCGGCACGTCGTCGTCGGCGAGACCGAGGACGTGGTTCGGGCCGACGCCGAAACCGTCGTCGCGGAACTCGGCCTCGATTCCGCCGTCGAGATCGACTTTCGGGAAGCGCCCGCGCCGGACGTTCGCTACGGCCCGTACGTCACCGATGCCGACGATCCGCTCGTGGATGCGCTGCGGACCGGCGTCGGGGCTGTCACCGGCGACGACCCGGCCATCGGGTACTTTTCGAGCGTCGGCGACTTCAACTACTTCGGCCATCGGGCCGGTCTTCCAACTGTGATTGTCGGCCCCGACGGCGAGAACATCCACGGGGCCGGGGAGTTCGTCTACACCGACGAGGTCGTCGACGTGGCGCGCATCGTCACCGCCGGCTGCGTCGCGCTGCTGGCCTGACGGTCGCGTTCATTCTGCCGCTCGTGCGCCCGTCCCGGGGCGGTCCGTCCCGGCGAGGTCGATCACGCCATCGGAGATCGGAACGCCGTCGTACGGATCGTCGGCGAGCAGCAGGGAGCCATCGAGGTCGGCGTAATCGAGCAACGGCGTGAGGTGACAGGCGGCCGCGATCGCGGCGTTCGACTCGATCATGCAGCCGAGCATGACCTCCAGCCCGTGCGCGCGGGCGGCGTGGATCATCCGTTTCACCTCACGGAGCCCGCCGCATTTCATGAGCTTGATGTTCGCGATGTCCGCGTGCCCGGCGATCCGGGGAACGTCCGCGAGCGTCACGCAGGACTCGTCGGCCGCGATCGGGAGCACGGAGCGTTCGTGGACGTATTCGAGACCAGCAGAGTTTTCGGCCGGAACGGGCTGTTCAACGAACTCGACACCGAGATCCGCGAGGGTCTCGATCATGTCAACGGCCTCGTGGGGCGTCCACGCCTCGTTCGCATCCACCCGGATTCGGGCGTCGGGGGCC
It includes:
- a CDS encoding carbohydrate ABC transporter permease gives rise to the protein MATEQPTERGAQRRSGVYASAVRWLENLSEAAFAYLLLTPAFLLLAVIAIWPLVSTFEMSLHADSIRGADQLGEFVGFENYVNLLTGQLDTVALPQPFFDPSAPFQSALVVTFIFTIVSVLFETLIGFGQALVLDQDFRGRRWVRVAIIIPWAVPIVIQGMIFFLLFQPGIGFGVDVVQALGMSGTPLVNSAEALPIIILADVWKTTAFMALLILAGLQSVDRSLYDVAKVSGATKWQQFKMITFPLILPTVLVAMLFRTIAAMRVYGLIETTSSCTTVPSLSCLVVTTFSTRRYGTASAVAFVTAAIIGIVVSVYIVRYWRGSQGSV
- a CDS encoding M20 family metallopeptidase, whose amino-acid sequence is MTDGSADTSNSERTDPGALAERIDHDETIELLQELVRIRSPYFEEEAITEFVYDWLDARGLDPEYHAVSEPEITGFEGNNVLARLEGTDPDAPTLLLNAHMDTVELVEAWEEDPLSGRIEDGKLYGQGACDMKGGLAGIMVAFEALAAADIDLAGDVLFTAVVDEEGPYGLGANQLIRDSVTDDCDAAIVTEPGPILAQRDLENPALLLGARGRFLYDITVTGEAAHGSQPEKGTNAVVDAGRLAAALTEIDVGTHELLGDGSVCPLKIEGGGETLSVPEACRLLVDRHVVVGETEDVVRADAETVVAELGLDSAVEIDFREAPAPDVRYGPYVTDADDPLVDALRTGVGAVTGDDPAIGYFSSVGDFNYFGHRAGLPTVIVGPDGENIHGAGEFVYTDEVVDVARIVTAGCVALLA
- a CDS encoding TrmB family transcriptional regulator — its product is MDADELRATLEDAGLSPYQAEAYVTVLDLGAASATTVAEASGVPDPRIYDVVRSLAEEGYVETYEQGSLHVRAHSPADVLSDLRSRATRLVDAADEIERRWERTPPASNEASIVTRFETVLDRARGFLREAEFQAQLSLSPEQFADLRPTLERAHERGVNVRLSIHTGPDGADDPGDLLDAETLADVCTEARHRPLPAPFIVLVDRTRACFGPHTASVNQYGVLVDDRTHAYVFHWYFLTCLWEVWDPIYATPTIGSLPAEYVDIRQCIREIEPLLAEGRQIVARVEGYATETGDRRDLMGQITEVSYPGDRGVGAEPIPLAELAGQAMFTLETDERTHRVGGWGAILEPIEATRVTIESADNRPIHLIYNGCCKSSSYK
- a CDS encoding helix-turn-helix domain-containing protein yields the protein MDSPQRPETGLRVTLDIWHPDCWTLSVTEERDGGLLGHGVYTIDGAATGRFTVYGETTAAIEELIDTIRASPLTESVWETDRPHATDTAVPGSASRALVVRYEIENSINDALVSRGFIPDEPVRMHGGREYWTVIVDTDRETLGERLDAIREAKAAEIRVEDIAVAQGGPGVLPTDDLSERQREVFELARQRNYYAWPREVNAVELADELGVSKATLLEHLRKAEAKLLGHE
- a CDS encoding carbohydrate ABC transporter permease → MAGAQASEQQSSEDEGGPFTRWVQSSISNPERTYRAMFYIVTIFFLITTLFPFYWLLVLALTPEAAIVDMGLLPKGFNPGAFVEIFERLPFHVYLFNSFVLAVATTIIVLVLASLAGYVFGRLDFPGRGVLMILVLAISYFPPAAFLLPLFRLFTGNIEILGVSSPMLFNTPGAMILPFSALFMPLSIFILTTFYGQIPDGLEDAARVEGTTRLGALFRVIIPLSAPGVATAGVLTFINVYNEFFFSFLMTDGQAKNWAPIVWGILGYQTQYTASYNLMAAASIVGVLPVAILVVIAQERIVSGLTSGALKE
- a CDS encoding ABC transporter ATP-binding protein, which translates into the protein MAKVTLENVSKRYDDVVAVDDMNLEIPDGEFVTLVGPSGCGKSTTMETVAGLTTPTEGTIHIGDREVTNLPPKDRGVAMVFQNIALFPHMDVYDNISFGLRLRDFDQEETDRRVDNAAETVQMGGMLDRMPSEMSGGQRQRVAIARALVREPDVFLMDEPLANLDAKLRVHMRTELQRIHRELGTTVIYVTHDQAEAMTMSDRIAVIDGGKLQQIAPPLTCYNEPENLFVAGFIGSPSMNFVEGTVGANGFESEHIDVEFDPGTIGVAEGDAVTLGVRPEDVYPTDTAGSVSNPTAEIETTTDVLEPMGDEIFVYLLLAEDAETDLEDPESSDQLLMSVDPASDIDEDQTMRVLLDREKIHLFETESGKAIAHGLVQPTRAEGATGTEAEGDD
- a CDS encoding extracellular solute-binding protein; amino-acid sequence: MNGGNTRSGTSDRGVTRRDFVKAAGASGAATALAGCTVGGSEAGSNSIRWITSTDMAGESTAIKKALRNAGMSNDVNLQMVAGPASTDQRQSQYTRWLSADLEEPALLDMDSGWTLNYINRGQLLNLSNELPEELLNRINNKYFQASVNTAKSPNGNLYAVPMYVDFGSMLYRKDLVKNAGYSPEKENWATESMRWKRFSKIVADTKEKSGVNYGFGWQGNIYEGLSCCNFNEFMSSWGGAYFGGRDTLLGPVGNRPVTVNEQPVINAVKMLKTFIFGSNAPNTLDGYEQISPNAVLSWIEDSSLSPFTAGNMVALRQWPYAIAAAGAEDALGDKLGVMPMPYATTEQNSKYKNIGGPMAALGGWHIGVNPNTSKKEQAMEVVGALTQPSFQIKLFEILGLLPPNQQLLATREAKQIPTVGKYIDTLQVAGKNSIPRPASVVWPQESGKIAQQVHAGMDGSAPPKQAMSTLQSQLEQIEDYNN
- a CDS encoding universal stress protein, with product MALETVVLAVGPGDADRIDRLAEETVDIARPSAATVVLGHVFTDDEYAESLDRLGFDTTTSEVSPNDVADRHATIRELAERLDDAGVDHAVGGAVGDHGDSIVGLAEEADADLVIVGGRQRSPAGKAVFGSTAQKVMLSAPCPVTFVRADTK
- a CDS encoding Gfo/Idh/MocA family protein, whose product is MSSSSPPKVGIVGLGNIGRFHADRLVDHGVDLVGGVDVDPDVRARFADAYATTTYETADELFAVADAVIIATPNRFHEEYAVGALEHDVDVLLEKPLAHSIESAEGIAAAAAESDGFVMTGFKNRFTNPVEVLKRFQEQGRFGTTRHVEANYIRRRGIPGRGSWFTSRATSGGGSLIDIGVHAIDLSLFFLDFPEVVEVSATTRSAFGTREDYAYIDMWGEDLGPDGFDVDDSVSAFIRCADGSTVSLEAAWATNRPTNQEFLVRGTDAGACFDQNEDSLRLYESSKEGADHLADTDITTRSNDAMMAEQRAFLDAIERGEPPERNTIEQGITVQRVIDAIYRSSEAGRAIRLDDASQEAPVELD
- a CDS encoding APC family permease, with amino-acid sequence MARSTSKDDRSLDRDIGPLGAMSTVVAGTLGAGLFVTLGTASATTGPSVILVVAVAGALATAIAINYSWMATVFPGAAGSYAYVSRTFNNRLPGFLVTWSKWLGYMAADAVLAIGFGSYLQVFFPDLIAGQSEVALVGFGLLTVLFLVNLVGSRGYSLVQNVIFGLLVLSILVLILPGTFAIETANYQPFFTGGADGFLAAAVPLFYAYIGIAVAGQMGAEVKNPSRNLPLSMVGGTLILTVLYMWTAAVIYGVVADYTVLAESARPLADAAETFLGADASAIVAIGGVLATASSVNAVMAAGIKMPYSWSWDEVFPQWFSAVGDRFGSPHWSLLTLYVVSSALTFYTTGLNQAIKIATFSYLIAYLAVSVTLLYARYARPEVVERAGFDLGGGLLVSGVVGTLGAGLLLTQAYQGSLTVYVPWIVVGLVVFGVYWYRGRQSGTDVEAILDTLPGVPSAEYDPDVREASTDD